A region from the Diadema setosum chromosome 17, eeDiaSeto1, whole genome shotgun sequence genome encodes:
- the LOC140240834 gene encoding toll-like receptor 3, with protein MISLLDKNLFKDTPKLLRLYLHENHLTTISADTFMPETLVRLDISRNPLTCDCSLAWFRNWYQTTNVDISPNNETVCSQTSFKQLVNVPLVEFYPDDFCGINVPLIFGVILGSIMVTCMGLLIYRKRWWLNHKIFLLKLFVLGYKQQEEDRQADDYEYQLNIMCHDDDDDWVHGVLRPALEERMPHLQQVAYGDEALRVSMYYIDAIYHIVENSYKTVLLLSNHCTDDAWFITKVRVALEHVNETGLDKVILVFWEDIPDERLPYLVRLFLSRDRPNLVWTEDHDGQDLFWAYFEKCMRSNPQINHALPI; from the coding sequence ATGATATCTCTGCTTGACAAAAATCTATTCAAAGACACGCCGAAACTCTTAAGATTGTACCTTCACGAAAATCATCTCACTACGATTTCTGCAGACACATTTATGCCAGAGACACTCGTGCGCCTTGATATCTCCCGCAATCCTTTAACTTGTGACTGCAGCTTGGCGTGGTTCCGAAACTGGTACCAAACGACCAACGTTGATATCTCCCCAAACAATGAAACCGTATGTTCCCAAACCTCCTTCAAACAACTTGTGAACGTGCCTCTTGTAGAATTCTATCCAGACGACTTTTGTGGAATCAACGTACCACTCATCTTTGGAGTCATCCTTGGCAGTATCATGGTTACCTGCATGGGACTTTTGATTTACCGGAAACGCTGGTGGCTGAACCACAAGATCTTCTTGCTAAAACTTTTTGTCCTAGGTTATAAGCAACAAGAAGAAGACCGACAGGCAGATGACTATGAGTATCAGCTTAACATCAtgtgtcatgatgatgatgatgactgggTTCATGGTGTCCTGAGACCTGCATTGGAAGAGAGGATGCCCCATCTCCAACAGGTTGCCTATGGCGACGAGGCTCTCAGGGTGTCAATGTACTACATCGATGCTATCTACCACATCGTCGAGAACAGCTACAAGACTGTCTTATTGCTTAGCAACCACTGTACTGATGATGCATGGTTCATCACCAAGGTCAGAGTGGCTCTAGAGCATGTGAATGAAACAGGACTTGACAAAGTCATCCTGGTATTTTGGGAGGACATACCAGATGAGCGGTTGCCATACCTGGTAAGACTCTTTCTGAGCAGAGACAGGCCTAACCTGGTCTGGACGGAGGACCACGATGGTCAGGACTTGTTCTGGGCATATTTTGAGAAGTGCATGAGgtcaaatccacaaatcaatcATGCTCTTCCGATTTAA